AGCTCAACCAGTTGATCCTTGATCGCCTCTCGCAGAGCGACTTTAAGGAAATTGACGGCGCACGGTTTTACGGCCGGGGGGCCGAAGAGGATGGAAGCCGTGACTATGCGTCCAAGTTGTCCCGGGATGAAGTGCTGGGCATCCTGTCAGACCTGATTGAGCCCCATGTGGTTGAGTTGCGCTGGGCCGATGATTATGGGCAATACCATGGGGGTTTTCGGGTCAAGAGTGACCCAAGAATGGTCTTGGGTTTGTCCACCAGCCTGGTCAAAATGAAGACCGATACGTTCAAAGACGCACCAGAGATTCTCAAGACCTATCAGAGCGACGTGCTTTACACGCCGCCCAGCGTCTGGGAAGAGCCCTGAGCCGCCCGCTCTCCTGGACCCCATGGCTGCCGACCGACCTGCTCTTGCCCCGAGTGAATTGACCGCGCCGGTCTCCGCTCAGCGTCACCCCCGCACCCTGCCGGCCCTGAACGGCACCCTCAACCTGACGGGACGCACCGTGGTGTTGTTACTGGACGCCAACGTCATCATGCGCGACCTTCACGCGGCCGTGACCCGCGGCCCGGAAGATCCGCCCTCCGCCCTGTTTGAACTGCTGGGTGCGCCGCACGGTCGCCTGGTCATGTCGGCGGGGGACGTGGCGTTAGTGGGCGGCGTCACGCGCCTGGAGCGCAATATCTACGACAAGTTTCCGGCCCATGCCGAGGCCATGGTGGCCCTCTGGGCAGCGGAGGTGCAGCCTCGGCTGCTGTTCCTTGACCCGGCCGGACTGCCGGACACGCCGCTGAGTGCCGAGGTGCGCCGCCCGGAGCGTGACCCTGATGACGCTGACCTGGCGCTGCTGGGCTGGGTTCTGGACGCGGACGGTCTGCTGACCTACGACAAGAAGGCCTTCGGGGGTCTGATCACCACGCTGGAAGGCAAGGGCACGCGTGGTCACGGCATGTACTTGTGCGCCTTCCGCGACGACCTGCGCGTCGAGCAGGTAGTGGCCTGGATGGTGGGGGTACCCATCACGGCGCTGGCCACCGCCGCCCTGAGCATGAGCGAATCCCTCAAGAAATACGGGATTACGTCGCGCATGCAGGGCGTGCTTGCGCTGGGCCTGGCCGGGGTGCTGGCCCTCTGGCCGCAGGGACGGGCCGCTGCTGGGCGGGCGGCGATGGCGTACGGCACGTTCGCCTTCAACCTCATGCCAACCCTGGAGGTCACCCAGCAGATCCAGGACGCCCGGGCGCGCGTCAGGCCTGAGTGGCCGGCCACCGAGGACCCCGTGGTGCGGTGTGCCCGGCTGCTCGTGCGGAGGCGAGGCACCCTGACCTGCACGGAACTGCGGCAGCATCTGGGGCTGCGCCTGACGGCCGGAGAACTGTTCGCTCGGCTTCAGGCCCAGCCGGGCCTCTTTGACCTGCATCCTGGCCGGCGCTGGAGCATTCGTGGGACGCGTTCTCCTGAGCAACAGGCCCTCCCTACGCCTTCGCCCTGAAGTGGCTGTGGTTCCCGGGCGGCACTTCCTTGCTTCCTGACCCAACCTCCAGCAGGTCTTCACCTCCCTCAAAGGGAACTCTGGCCGCACACCCCACATACTGGAGAAAGAAGGAGGTGAATCTATGATGACCCTGGCTCTTTCCGCCCCTGGCGTGGTCTCCACGGCCCCAACCAACTCGTATCTTGCGTCCGAGTTGAAGATTGCGGGCAACGTGGTGGCCGCCGGCGCAGGCAGTGTGGCCCTAGGCCTGCTGGCCCTCACCGTCGCGCCCTGCGCCGCCGCTGTCTCCCTCGGCACCCTGGCCCTTTTCGCCGTGCTGAGCGTCCCTGCATTCCGCCGCTGACCGACAGCGGATCAACTGATTGACGTCGATCACGGCGGCCGCACGCGTCATGGCGAAGGTCGCCTTTTTCTTGATGTCTTACCGTTTATCCTCGGGCGATGAACGAGGAGCAAGCTCGGCAGATCGTTGCAATGCACGAAGCGGCGCATGAGGCGGGTCACGCGGTGATGGCCCATCATGTTGGTTACACCCAGGTGCAGGCTGTCTCCTGGGCCCGTTTACAGACGATGATCAGTCTTGATGCCTCCCAGCCCCCGGTTGATCACCGAGATGCCTTTCTGCATCTTGCAGCAGCAGGGGCGGCAGCCGAGGAGACTCTCTTCGGGCGGACGTTGATTGATCAATTGACCATTACAGAAGGCCTCCTGAGTCCTGAGCACGACATTATTCAGTTCCTGGTGGCTTACAAGTACAGCAAGTATTATTATTCCCCCGCTGGCTTTGCACAGACGGGGCTTCACATGCAACAACTCTGGATTGATTACCAAGATCCTGTGCTGAGGCAGGCTTGGATAGCTCAGGTTGGTCGGGATATGACACTTTTCCAAAACCCCCTTTCTATGCCCTTGAAGAAGACAAAAAATTTCTTACTGGATGAGTGGAAGACCATGGGTGATACGCCGCAGGAAGCCCCTTATGTGATTGAAGCCCCGACTCTTCTGCCCTATCTGACGTAACGCCCTCGGCCACGGGTGTTGTTGCACCGCAGTTCACCCCTGCGTCGATTCTGGTCAGCAGCATCACCCCTGACGGTGCCGTCAGGGGTGACCGGCAGGCATGACTCCTCTGACCCTTCAGTGCACCACGGCCCGAGCGGTGCTGGAGACGCGTGCGTCCGGTGTCCTGCTGGTGGTGCACGCGACCCCTCATCCCGGCAGCAGCTCATTCATTCGCCAACTGTCCCGCAACCCGCTGCTTCAGATTCCGCAGGAAGAAGAAGCCGAGCGGCGGATGGTGGAGAGTGCCGATGCGGCAGTCCGCGTCCTGCAGCGGCACGGCATCTTGCTGACCAAGGTGGAACGGCAGCAAGTGGACGCCGTGTTTGAGGACAGAGCCCATGCAGCTATTTGAGTTTGTCGACGGTGCTGGCCGGCCGCAACTGGTGGTGGTGGCCCAGGTACTGGCCCACCTTGATCGTCTTCAGGTGCAGGCGCAGCAGATGGCCACCCAAGGGCTGGTCTGGAGTGCCCAGCACGTTCAGATTGATCCGGCTCGCGTTCCCCTGGTGTGTCTGGAAGACCCCCTTCTGGCGGTGACCATTGACGGACAGGTCTACCTGGTGGACGGCCACCACCGCCTGACCCGGGCCGCTCTGGAGAAGCGTCCCGCGATGGATGTGCGTGTGTTGGACGAGGCCAGCACGCAGCAGGTGCTGCTCTCGGCCGCCCAGATCCAGGCCTACCAGAAGTTGCCGCCCCAACCAGTGATGCCGGATCTCCCCTGGGCCGGCGGCACCAGACTCGACAGTCCCCGCATCCCCGTGGAGCAGTGGCGACAGCTGGTTGCGGCTGCGGGGATTCCACCGGCCCAGGCCCGTGCGTTTCCCAGCATTGACCTCACCCCAGGTGTGGCGGCGCCTGAACGCCTGCTCTGGTTCTTCATGCCCCCGCTCACCGTGCAGATTCGGGCCCGACTGTGCCGCCTGGCAGCGGACGGAGGCGTGCAACTGAGGGACGTGACCCAGGACATTCTGGTGCCTGGAGGATCATGACCAGGAGGCCACCCCAGGCCGCGCGGCAGGCCGAGGAGCGGCGTCTCCAGGCCCGGCACGTCAATCTGACCCAGGAAGTGAGGGCCCTGTTTGGCCGAGACGCTTACAGCGTGGTGCTGTACCGCGGCTACCGACTTGATCAGCTGGTGATTCGAGAATCGTTTCATGTGTATGGCCGGGACGGGCGGCCATTGGAACCGGTGTTGGCCCCGTCCGGCTCCCGGCTGCTTGACCTGCTGCAGGACCTGATGGACCTGCATGGCGTAGGCCACTGGCTGCTGGACGACACCCTGCTCACCCGTGCTCAGCCCGGCCAGATGCCCGAAAGTCGTCCCTTCGACACCTTCGCTGTGGGTGCTGGTCGGTTTGCGCCAGCCTTGCCCGATGTCCCGTGGAGCTGAGCACGGTGCAGATACAGGGTCATGGGCGGCCGCACTTCTCAGGAAGGGCCGATTCACCCTGGGCTGGAGAGGAGCCCAGGGTTCAGCCGCCACGTCTATGAGGACTGATCTTCTGACCTACGCCCTGAATCTGACTGCAGCCCATGAGGACGGCCCGGTCATAACAGCTGAAGACGCGTTCGGTGCAGTGACGCTGACCCCTCTGCGCCGGGCCCTGGTGGTGACGGACCACCGCGC
This Deinococcus multiflagellatus DNA region includes the following protein-coding sequences:
- a CDS encoding PIN domain-containing protein, with translation MAADRPALAPSELTAPVSAQRHPRTLPALNGTLNLTGRTVVLLLDANVIMRDLHAAVTRGPEDPPSALFELLGAPHGRLVMSAGDVALVGGVTRLERNIYDKFPAHAEAMVALWAAEVQPRLLFLDPAGLPDTPLSAEVRRPERDPDDADLALLGWVLDADGLLTYDKKAFGGLITTLEGKGTRGHGMYLCAFRDDLRVEQVVAWMVGVPITALATAALSMSESLKKYGITSRMQGVLALGLAGVLALWPQGRAAAGRAAMAYGTFAFNLMPTLEVTQQIQDARARVRPEWPATEDPVVRCARLLVRRRGTLTCTELRQHLGLRLTAGELFARLQAQPGLFDLHPGRRWSIRGTRSPEQQALPTPSP